The following coding sequences are from one Hymenobacter sp. DG25A window:
- a CDS encoding PAS domain-containing protein: protein MPDISITLPETNSLPNDLLQTVLEVSLTAINLLRPLYGPQGELTDFELEYLNPAGQHMLKLPEQPDGTLSTLFPATLHNGVLNFYRQVFETGEAGHYEVNYQTDGLDGYFRLAAQRKGARLVVSFTDTSDHDRSPVEQALRASQTREKAARLELEEQREQLRTILQQAPVAFSYLQGPEFRIMTINPLACNVWGRTEEQMLGVPLMKALPELQGQGFEQILQEVMHTGNPYAGKEQKIFIWRNGRLDETYYDFVYQPLHNQHGSVTGVVVVGVEVTEQVRTHQQIQRLNADLAIANEELAATNEELQATNEEFLTNNIDLLSTQLQLQLLNRELETRVEERTSLLLLAQAEGERQKERLERLFMQAPAAVCILDGPELVYELVNPGYQQLFPGRPLLGKPLLEALPELKDHPVYHTFRRVYDTGITHEESGIQIPLVRADTGLLEDRYFSFIQQARYNASGQIDGVLVFGFEVTQQEQSRQRAEQLQAEALEAAQQIERLREIMFQVFEQTPASVAILHGPEHRFDYVNPGYQALFPGRQLLGLPLAEALPETVGYGFLALMDQVYTTGEPFFGTELPLQARDPEGNMLPETFYTFTYQAYQEKGVTVGVSIFAFDVTEQVLARQQRAAQQAQLQALFEQAPVAVAIFQGPEYLVEVANPRVTAIWGRTPEQVIGRPIFEALPEVRDQGYKELLDQVVATGEPFIAQEVTTLLERKGQLETVYLNFVYQPLRDADGAITSVAAVATEVSEQVTARQQLLAANTELDNLNQQLTRTNVDLDNFIYTASHDLKAPITNIEGLLQTLQDELKEPTRTREVSYILELMHDSVNRFTRTIEHLTDVSRLQKEHEQAPTQVQLAEVVEDVLLDLAPLIQEVGARLQVEVQDCPSIAFSAKNLRSVVFNLVSNALKYHNPARDPLVSLRCYPLEKYMVLEVQDNGLGIELDRERQPFQMFQRFHTHVEGSGVGLYMVKKMVENAGGRVEVLSQVGEGSIFTVYFPK, encoded by the coding sequence ATGCCCGATATCTCTATCACCTTGCCTGAAACAAATTCTTTGCCCAACGACCTGCTTCAAACGGTACTGGAAGTTTCCCTGACGGCCATTAATCTGCTGCGCCCGCTTTATGGGCCGCAAGGGGAGCTAACCGACTTTGAACTGGAGTACCTTAATCCGGCCGGTCAGCACATGTTGAAACTGCCGGAGCAGCCGGACGGCACTTTAAGCACCCTCTTTCCTGCCACGCTGCACAACGGCGTGCTCAACTTTTACCGCCAGGTATTTGAAACCGGCGAGGCCGGCCACTACGAGGTAAACTACCAGACAGATGGCCTAGATGGCTATTTCCGGCTGGCCGCCCAACGCAAAGGTGCCCGGCTGGTGGTGAGCTTCACTGATACTTCGGACCACGACCGTAGCCCCGTAGAGCAGGCCCTGCGTGCGAGCCAAACCCGGGAAAAGGCAGCCCGCCTGGAGTTGGAAGAGCAGCGCGAGCAGCTGCGCACCATTCTGCAGCAGGCACCGGTGGCTTTCAGCTACCTGCAAGGCCCTGAGTTCAGAATTATGACGATTAACCCCCTGGCTTGTAACGTATGGGGCCGCACCGAAGAGCAGATGCTGGGAGTGCCCTTAATGAAAGCCTTGCCAGAGTTGCAGGGGCAAGGGTTTGAGCAGATCCTGCAGGAGGTAATGCATACCGGAAACCCTTATGCAGGAAAGGAGCAGAAGATTTTTATCTGGCGAAACGGGCGCTTGGATGAAACCTATTATGATTTTGTGTACCAACCCCTGCACAATCAGCACGGCTCGGTAACGGGAGTAGTGGTGGTAGGAGTAGAGGTAACGGAGCAGGTGCGCACGCACCAGCAGATACAGCGCCTGAACGCCGACCTGGCCATAGCCAACGAGGAGCTGGCCGCTACCAACGAAGAGCTGCAGGCTACCAATGAGGAGTTCCTGACCAATAATATAGATCTGCTCAGTACCCAGCTGCAGCTGCAGCTGCTTAACCGGGAGCTGGAAACGCGGGTGGAGGAGCGCACAAGTCTGCTGTTGCTGGCCCAGGCCGAAGGTGAGCGGCAAAAGGAGCGCCTGGAGCGCCTGTTTATGCAGGCTCCGGCGGCTGTTTGCATTCTCGATGGGCCGGAGCTGGTGTATGAGCTGGTCAACCCCGGCTATCAGCAGCTGTTTCCGGGCCGGCCGCTGCTAGGCAAGCCGCTGCTGGAAGCTCTGCCCGAGCTAAAGGACCACCCGGTATATCACACGTTCCGCCGGGTTTATGACACGGGCATCACGCACGAAGAGTCCGGCATTCAGATTCCTTTAGTGCGGGCAGACACGGGGTTGCTGGAAGATCGCTACTTCAGCTTTATTCAGCAGGCCCGCTACAATGCTAGCGGCCAGATTGATGGCGTGCTGGTATTTGGTTTTGAAGTAACCCAGCAGGAGCAGAGCCGGCAGCGCGCCGAGCAGCTCCAGGCCGAGGCGCTGGAAGCCGCGCAGCAGATAGAGCGGCTGCGCGAAATCATGTTCCAGGTGTTTGAGCAAACGCCCGCCAGCGTAGCCATTCTGCACGGCCCCGAGCACCGTTTCGACTACGTAAACCCCGGCTACCAGGCCCTTTTTCCAGGCCGCCAGCTGTTGGGCCTTCCTTTGGCCGAGGCCCTGCCCGAAACCGTAGGCTATGGCTTCCTGGCTCTCATGGACCAGGTATACACTACCGGGGAGCCCTTCTTTGGTACCGAATTGCCGCTACAGGCCCGCGACCCGGAGGGCAATATGCTGCCCGAGACGTTCTACACCTTTACCTATCAGGCCTACCAGGAAAAAGGCGTTACGGTGGGGGTTTCCATTTTCGCGTTTGATGTAACGGAGCAGGTGCTGGCCCGCCAGCAACGCGCCGCCCAGCAGGCGCAGCTGCAAGCCTTGTTTGAGCAGGCACCAGTGGCCGTCGCCATTTTCCAGGGGCCGGAGTATCTGGTTGAGGTAGCCAACCCCCGCGTAACGGCTATCTGGGGGCGTACCCCGGAACAGGTAATAGGGCGGCCCATTTTTGAGGCCCTGCCAGAAGTGCGCGACCAGGGCTATAAGGAATTGCTGGACCAGGTAGTGGCTACCGGGGAGCCTTTCATTGCGCAGGAAGTAACCACCCTGCTGGAGCGAAAGGGGCAGCTGGAAACCGTATACCTGAACTTTGTGTACCAGCCGCTGCGCGATGCGGATGGCGCTATTACCAGCGTTGCCGCCGTTGCTACGGAAGTAAGTGAGCAGGTAACTGCCCGCCAGCAGCTGCTGGCTGCCAATACCGAGCTGGATAACCTCAACCAGCAGCTCACGCGCACCAACGTAGACCTGGACAACTTCATCTATACCGCCTCCCACGATTTAAAAGCGCCTATCACCAATATCGAAGGCTTGCTGCAAACCCTGCAGGATGAGCTAAAGGAGCCCACCCGAACCCGGGAAGTAAGCTACATCCTGGAGCTGATGCATGATTCCGTGAACCGCTTTACGCGCACCATTGAGCACCTCACCGATGTATCCCGCCTGCAGAAGGAGCATGAACAGGCACCTACCCAGGTGCAGCTGGCGGAGGTAGTGGAAGACGTGCTCCTGGATCTGGCCCCCCTGATTCAGGAAGTAGGCGCCCGCCTGCAGGTAGAGGTGCAGGACTGCCCCTCTATTGCCTTCTCGGCCAAAAACCTTCGCTCCGTGGTCTTCAACCTCGTCAGCAATGCCCTGAAGTATCACAACCCGGCGCGCGACCCGCTGGTGAGCCTGCGGTGCTACCCGCTGGAAAAATACATGGTTCTGGAAGTGCAGGACAACGGTCTGGGCATTGAACTGGACCGCGAGCGGCAGCCTTTCCAGATGTTTCAGCGCTTCCACACGCACGTAGAAGGCTCCGGCGTAGGGCTGTATATGGTGAAGAAGATGGTGGAAAATGCCGGCGGCCGCGTGGAGGTGCTCAGCCAGGTAGGCGAAGGCTCTATTTTTACCGTGTACTTCCCTAAATAA
- a CDS encoding GNAT family N-acetyltransferase: MSSPLQIVVAKRTAAVAAQLAELGRQTFEETFAADNKPEDMTAYLEANFGPEQQMAELQDPAVVFLLAHMQQVPVGYAKLRIGSELGIAEGKSPADRLEVERLYVREDWIGTGLGAALMRRAIEEARMQNCRSVVLGVWEKNERAIEFYRRFGFKVIGEHPFQVGTDIQNDLILRKGL; this comes from the coding sequence ATGTCTTCACCCCTGCAAATTGTAGTGGCCAAGCGCACGGCAGCCGTAGCGGCTCAGCTGGCCGAGCTAGGTCGCCAAACCTTTGAAGAAACCTTTGCGGCCGATAACAAGCCCGAGGATATGACGGCTTACCTGGAGGCCAACTTCGGCCCGGAGCAGCAAATGGCCGAGCTGCAGGATCCAGCGGTGGTATTCCTGCTGGCCCACATGCAACAGGTTCCCGTAGGCTACGCCAAGCTGCGCATCGGCTCCGAGCTGGGTATCGCCGAAGGCAAATCCCCGGCCGACCGCCTGGAAGTAGAGCGCCTGTACGTGCGCGAAGACTGGATTGGCACTGGTCTGGGCGCCGCCCTGATGCGCCGCGCTATTGAAGAAGCCCGCATGCAAAACTGCCGGAGCGTGGTGCTGGGCGTTTGGGAGAAAAACGAGCGGGCCATTGAATTCTACCGCCGCTTTGGTTTTAAAGTCATTGGCGAGCATCCGTTTCAGGTAGGAACTGACATCCAGAACGACCTGATTCTGCGCAAGGGCCTGTAA
- a CDS encoding B12-binding domain-containing radical SAM protein, whose amino-acid sequence MSTSPHILLITPPLTQLNTPYPATAYIKGFLGGRGYTVTQADLGLELVLKLFSKEGLTRVFAAIEGGAYQLSDNARRMLRLKQSYLNTVEPVIRFLQNKDNTLASRICHSRFLPEASRFDNVADLETAFGTMGLSDQARHLATLYLEDLADLIKETVGPQFGFSRYAEKLAMSATTFDALHEALQAAPNLLDQMLLELADALMANVQPDVVGFSVPFPGNLYGALRLAGRIKQISPATKTLMGGGYPNTELRTIQEPRFFDYIDFLTLDDGEGPWLRLLDYVQGNLPQAELQRTFLRNEAGAVEYLNYPHPDIPHAEVGTPDYSDLPLTEYLSVIEVLNPMHRLWSDGRWNKLTVAHGCYWKRCSFCDVTLDYISRYETAPSTLLVDRIEQIIAQTGQTGFHFVDEAAPPLALRDLAIELLKRRVTITWWGNIRFEKTFTPDLCRLLAASGCIAVSGGLEVASDRLLALMEKGVTIAQVARVTDGFTQAGIMVHAYLMYGFPTETAQETVDSLEVVRQLFAAGIVQSGYWHRFSMTAHSPVGKNPARYQVAPIGPEPGPFAWNDLWHEDPTGTDHEAFGPGLAKALYNYLHGVALQEPLSFWFDFKTPRTTVPRHLIQQALQEPGKPDVARPNNRLFWLGNTPELRYEPGKKGQQAVLTFFEQAEDFEVKVPAALGPWLQALLTGLATDYDTKVLLKDAAQSFPAVGGQKWEQFLLSAGWLMLREKGLLVL is encoded by the coding sequence GTGTCTACTTCGCCCCATATTCTGCTGATTACGCCGCCGCTTACGCAGCTGAACACGCCCTACCCGGCTACGGCCTACATAAAAGGCTTTTTGGGCGGGCGCGGCTATACCGTTACGCAGGCAGATCTGGGGCTGGAGCTGGTGCTAAAGCTGTTTTCGAAGGAAGGCCTTACGCGGGTATTTGCGGCAATTGAAGGCGGCGCTTACCAGTTGAGCGACAACGCCCGCCGCATGCTGCGCCTGAAGCAAAGCTATCTGAACACTGTTGAGCCGGTTATCCGCTTCCTGCAAAACAAGGACAACACCCTGGCGTCGCGCATCTGCCACTCCCGGTTTCTGCCCGAAGCCAGCCGCTTTGATAACGTGGCGGATCTGGAAACGGCCTTCGGCACCATGGGCCTCAGCGACCAGGCCCGCCACCTGGCCACGCTCTACCTGGAAGACCTGGCTGATCTGATTAAAGAAACCGTGGGTCCACAATTCGGCTTTTCGCGCTACGCTGAGAAGCTGGCTATGTCGGCTACCACGTTTGATGCCCTGCACGAAGCCCTGCAAGCCGCACCCAACCTGCTGGACCAAATGCTGCTGGAGCTGGCAGACGCGCTGATGGCCAACGTGCAGCCGGACGTAGTGGGCTTTTCCGTCCCCTTCCCTGGCAACCTGTATGGCGCACTGCGGCTGGCGGGCCGTATCAAACAAATCAGCCCCGCCACCAAAACCCTGATGGGCGGCGGCTACCCCAACACCGAGCTGCGCACCATTCAGGAGCCCCGCTTTTTCGACTACATCGATTTCCTGACTCTGGACGATGGCGAAGGCCCTTGGCTGCGGCTGCTGGACTATGTGCAGGGCAACCTTCCGCAGGCCGAGCTGCAGCGCACCTTCCTGCGCAACGAAGCCGGGGCAGTAGAGTACCTCAACTACCCGCACCCCGATATACCGCACGCCGAGGTAGGCACGCCGGACTACTCGGATCTGCCTCTGACTGAGTATCTCTCCGTGATTGAGGTGCTGAACCCCATGCACCGGCTGTGGAGTGACGGGCGCTGGAACAAGCTGACCGTGGCCCATGGCTGCTACTGGAAGCGGTGCTCTTTCTGTGATGTAACGCTGGACTATATCTCGCGCTACGAAACCGCACCCAGCACCCTGCTGGTTGACCGCATTGAGCAGATTATAGCCCAAACGGGACAAACCGGCTTTCACTTTGTAGACGAGGCCGCCCCGCCCCTGGCCCTGCGCGACCTGGCTATTGAGCTGCTCAAGCGGCGCGTTACCATTACCTGGTGGGGCAATATTCGCTTCGAGAAAACCTTCACACCCGACCTGTGCCGCCTGCTGGCGGCCTCCGGCTGCATTGCCGTAAGCGGCGGGCTGGAAGTAGCTTCTGACCGCCTGCTGGCTCTCATGGAAAAAGGCGTCACCATTGCCCAGGTAGCCCGCGTGACGGATGGCTTTACCCAGGCCGGTATTATGGTGCACGCCTACCTCATGTATGGCTTCCCCACCGAAACCGCCCAGGAAACCGTCGACAGCCTGGAAGTAGTGCGCCAGCTGTTTGCCGCGGGCATTGTGCAGAGTGGCTACTGGCACCGTTTTTCCATGACGGCGCACTCGCCCGTGGGTAAGAACCCGGCCAGGTACCAGGTAGCGCCCATCGGCCCCGAGCCCGGCCCCTTTGCCTGGAACGATCTTTGGCACGAAGACCCCACCGGCACCGACCACGAAGCCTTCGGGCCCGGCCTGGCTAAGGCCCTGTATAACTACCTGCACGGCGTGGCCCTGCAGGAGCCGCTCAGCTTCTGGTTCGATTTCAAAACGCCCCGCACCACCGTACCGCGCCACCTGATTCAGCAGGCGCTGCAGGAGCCCGGCAAGCCGGACGTTGCCCGGCCCAACAACCGCCTTTTTTGGCTGGGCAACACCCCGGAGCTACGCTATGAGCCGGGCAAGAAAGGCCAACAGGCCGTACTGACCTTTTTTGAGCAGGCCGAGGACTTCGAAGTGAAAGTACCCGCCGCACTGGGCCCCTGGCTGCAGGCACTGCTCACCGGCCTGGCCACAGATTACGACACGAAAGTGCTGTTGAAAGATGCCGCGCAGAGCTTCCCCGCCGTGGGCGGCCAGAAGTGGGAGCAGTTTCTGCTGAGCGCCGGCTGGTTGATGCTGCGTGAAAAAGGGCTACTGGTGTTGTAG
- a CDS encoding AraC family transcriptional regulator, whose protein sequence is MKTTRLHIKNMVCPRCVSAVRHLLEQAGYRPAQVTLGEAVLAKDTPADPKEVAPLLREAGFDVLMDRAEQLTEQIKTALAEYLEHLRTARMPLTTSAFLTDRFAATYSHLSKVFSRTANLTIEKYLIRMKIEQVKELLSYGELTLGEIAEQMRYSSGQHLSNQFRQVTGRSVSEFRRDLMPKRMSLDKIA, encoded by the coding sequence GTGAAAACAACCCGCTTGCACATCAAGAATATGGTTTGCCCACGTTGCGTTAGTGCCGTGCGCCACCTCCTGGAGCAGGCTGGCTACCGGCCGGCTCAGGTAACACTCGGAGAAGCAGTTTTGGCGAAAGACACGCCTGCCGACCCCAAAGAAGTAGCGCCGCTGCTTCGCGAAGCAGGCTTCGATGTATTAATGGATCGGGCGGAGCAGCTCACGGAACAAATTAAAACGGCTCTGGCCGAATACTTGGAGCATTTGCGCACGGCGCGCATGCCGCTTACCACCTCCGCTTTCCTCACAGACCGGTTTGCCGCCACGTATTCTCACCTGAGCAAGGTGTTTTCGCGCACGGCTAATCTCACCATTGAGAAGTATCTGATTCGCATGAAGATTGAGCAGGTGAAGGAGCTGCTCAGCTATGGCGAGCTGACCCTGGGCGAAATTGCCGAGCAAATGCGCTACAGCAGCGGCCAGCATCTGAGCAACCAGTTCCGCCAGGTAACCGGCCGCTCCGTAAGCGAATTCCGCCGCGACCTGATGCCCAAGCGCATGTCTCTGGACAAAATAGCCTAA
- a CDS encoding YncE family protein gives MYTSPRFPPFITRSALALLSMMIVTACDPDTDTPDPTSTADVFIVNEGGFNKGNAGISSFSTATGQMLDVNRFQTANSRPLGDVAQSMTVAGARGYIVVNNSNKLEVVSLPDLKEVATITGLLLPRYFMAASADKGYVTEWVDFGVPGRVAVIDLKTNTIVKTIPTGITPEAMLVVGNKLYVANNGENTLTIINTLTDAVETTLPVGDAPTSLVQDRAGRIWVLNSGMVAYNPDYTEDYEHTTPGSLVDFAPQNPTAQTRRPFASNQVRPQKLLIDFSGTTLYFSNGSAVFRMNTTDAALPTTPIIRRRFYGLGLDPRDNTVYGALENFSGPTKFIRYQSTGTPIDSFAVGVGANSFVFYRP, from the coding sequence ATGTACACCTCTCCCCGCTTCCCTCCTTTCATTACCCGCTCGGCGCTGGCTCTCCTGAGCATGATGATCGTAACCGCCTGCGACCCGGACACGGATACGCCCGACCCTACATCGACGGCCGACGTCTTTATTGTGAACGAAGGCGGCTTTAACAAAGGCAATGCCGGCATCAGCAGCTTCAGCACCGCTACCGGGCAGATGCTGGATGTAAACCGGTTTCAAACGGCCAATAGCCGGCCCCTGGGGGATGTGGCGCAGTCGATGACGGTGGCGGGCGCCCGGGGCTATATTGTGGTGAACAACAGCAACAAGCTGGAAGTAGTCTCTCTGCCGGACCTGAAGGAAGTAGCGACTATCACGGGCCTGTTGCTGCCCCGGTATTTTATGGCGGCTTCGGCTGATAAAGGCTACGTAACGGAGTGGGTGGACTTTGGGGTGCCGGGCCGCGTGGCCGTCATCGACCTGAAAACCAATACCATTGTAAAAACCATTCCCACGGGTATTACCCCGGAGGCAATGCTGGTGGTGGGCAACAAGCTGTACGTAGCCAACAACGGCGAAAACACGCTGACCATCATCAACACCCTGACCGATGCGGTAGAAACTACCCTGCCCGTGGGCGACGCCCCCACCAGCCTGGTGCAGGACCGGGCCGGCCGGATATGGGTGCTCAACAGCGGTATGGTAGCCTACAACCCTGACTACACCGAAGACTATGAGCATACCACACCCGGCTCTTTGGTGGATTTCGCCCCCCAGAACCCGACCGCGCAGACGCGCCGCCCCTTTGCCTCTAACCAGGTACGCCCCCAAAAGCTGCTGATTGATTTCAGTGGCACTACCCTGTACTTCAGCAACGGCTCGGCGGTGTTCCGCATGAATACCACGGATGCGGCCTTGCCCACTACCCCCATCATTCGCCGCCGGTTTTATGGGCTGGGCCTAGACCCACGCGACAATACAGTATATGGAGCACTGGAGAATTTCAGTGGGCCCACCAAGTTTATCCGCTACCAAAGCACCGGCACGCCCATTGATTCCTTTGCGGTGGGCGTAGGTGCTAACAGCTTCGTGTTTTACCGGCCCTAG
- a CDS encoding TonB-dependent receptor plug domain-containing protein, which yields MRTGAFRFFLLLLAVWVLPGLAAHAQQPVAAAPPDTAMLLPTVRIEVTRPERFAVGSRLQVLDSAALAPYRGQTLADALGAQTSIYLKNYGPGQLASIAMRGTSARHTAVLWNGLNITLPTLGEADFALLPTTGATRVTVQHGPTGATYGTGAVGGAVLLTSPVRWGAGLQASAQLTYGSYELWGPSLEGSFSNQKVAVRVAASARTARNNFPYPSPELQGLVSRRQQNADVAQWSMSQDVTVRTGQRGEVMLAAWLTDANRGIQPAIGAVNNHARERDQSRRVLAGYRHVAARHESVVRVAWFEDVLNYQATGIQSNSRVRTTQAQGQHTFNFAPHASVQVGAEAQHFAAEVDGYARPVEENRFSGFALIRYDPQPWLRLTANLRQAVLPGRKAPLAPTVGAEWQAGTWAQQQLVVKASASRSYRAPTLNERYWRPGGNPALLPEQGVGYEGGLQHNWQLTPQLDLKSEATLYRQVVDNWVQWLPTADAGYYSPRNLRTVRAWGQETSTQLSWKTLHYQLQLQAAYAYTQSEKVRGYADDADPTYRQLPYVPRHTVAFTTNQLWRAWQLGTNTTFTGFRYTDAGTREFLPSYLLANATLGYTIKAHKTWALTVLAQGYNLTNATYRSYAAQAMPLRNGQLSLRVAWR from the coding sequence ATGCGTACCGGTGCTTTTCGCTTTTTCCTGCTTTTGCTGGCTGTTTGGGTGCTCCCCGGGCTGGCCGCGCATGCCCAGCAGCCAGTGGCCGCGGCTCCCCCGGATACGGCCATGCTGCTGCCCACCGTACGCATAGAAGTCACCCGCCCGGAGCGGTTTGCCGTGGGCAGCCGCCTGCAGGTGCTGGACTCCGCCGCCCTCGCCCCTTACCGGGGCCAGACCCTGGCCGATGCGCTGGGAGCCCAAACGAGTATCTACCTTAAAAACTACGGTCCCGGGCAGCTGGCCTCCATTGCCATGCGCGGCACCTCGGCGCGGCACACGGCCGTGCTGTGGAATGGCCTGAATATTACCTTACCCACTTTAGGCGAAGCTGATTTTGCTCTGCTGCCTACCACTGGCGCAACCCGCGTAACGGTGCAGCATGGCCCGACCGGCGCTACCTACGGCACCGGGGCGGTGGGCGGAGCGGTGCTGCTGACCAGCCCCGTGCGCTGGGGCGCCGGCCTGCAGGCCAGCGCCCAGTTAACCTACGGCAGCTACGAACTCTGGGGCCCCAGTCTGGAGGGCAGCTTCAGCAACCAGAAAGTAGCCGTCAGGGTGGCGGCTTCGGCCCGCACGGCCCGCAATAATTTTCCCTACCCTTCACCAGAGCTGCAGGGCCTGGTATCCCGCCGCCAGCAGAATGCGGACGTGGCGCAGTGGAGCATGAGCCAGGATGTAACAGTGCGCACCGGCCAGCGCGGTGAGGTAATGCTGGCGGCCTGGCTGACTGATGCCAACCGGGGCATTCAGCCCGCCATAGGAGCCGTGAATAACCATGCCCGCGAGCGGGACCAGAGTCGCCGTGTTCTGGCGGGCTACCGCCACGTGGCCGCCCGCCACGAATCGGTGGTGCGGGTGGCTTGGTTTGAGGATGTACTGAACTATCAGGCGACGGGCATACAGAGCAACTCGCGGGTGCGCACTACGCAGGCGCAGGGGCAGCACACCTTCAACTTTGCCCCCCACGCCAGTGTGCAGGTAGGCGCCGAAGCGCAGCACTTTGCGGCCGAGGTAGATGGCTATGCCCGGCCGGTAGAAGAAAACCGCTTTAGTGGTTTTGCCCTGATCCGCTATGACCCGCAGCCTTGGCTTCGGCTGACCGCCAACCTGCGGCAGGCCGTGCTGCCCGGCCGCAAAGCCCCGCTGGCGCCCACGGTTGGCGCGGAGTGGCAGGCCGGCACGTGGGCCCAACAGCAGCTGGTGGTAAAAGCCTCGGCCTCCCGCAGCTACCGGGCACCCACCCTGAATGAGCGGTACTGGCGGCCGGGCGGCAACCCGGCTCTCTTGCCGGAACAGGGAGTTGGTTACGAAGGTGGCCTGCAGCATAATTGGCAGCTGACACCCCAGCTGGATCTGAAATCAGAAGCCACCCTGTACCGGCAGGTAGTAGACAACTGGGTGCAATGGCTGCCTACCGCTGATGCGGGCTACTATTCCCCGCGCAACCTGCGCACCGTACGGGCCTGGGGCCAGGAAACCAGCACCCAGCTTTCCTGGAAGACTCTGCACTACCAGCTACAGTTGCAGGCCGCCTATGCCTACACCCAATCGGAGAAAGTGCGGGGCTACGCCGATGACGCGGACCCCACCTACCGCCAGTTGCCTTATGTACCCCGCCATACGGTAGCCTTCACTACCAACCAGTTGTGGCGGGCCTGGCAGTTAGGCACTAACACCACCTTCACCGGCTTTCGGTACACGGATGCCGGCACCCGGGAATTCCTGCCCTCCTACCTGCTGGCCAATGCCACGTTGGGCTACACCATCAAGGCCCATAAAACCTGGGCTCTTACGGTCCTGGCCCAGGGCTATAACCTCACCAATGCTACTTACCGCAGCTATGCCGCGCAGGCCATGCCACTCCGCAACGGGCAGCTGAGTTTGCGGGTGGCCTGGCGCTAA
- a CDS encoding DNA-3-methyladenine glycosylase, with product MKLPASFYQRPDVVQIARELIGKHLFTRFDGVLTGGRIVETEAYAHINDQACHSHLGRYTARTRIMYEPGGVAYAYLIYGRYTLFNVITNEAGKADAVLIRGLEPLVGVEEMMLRRGLSQPARNLTGGPGLLTQALGIGTKHYGTDLAGPDIWLEDQGDVIQPNQLIASPRVGIDYAGEDAVLPWRFRLQGSPWTSPAK from the coding sequence ATGAAACTTCCCGCTTCCTTCTACCAGCGCCCCGATGTGGTGCAAATAGCCCGTGAGCTGATTGGTAAGCATCTTTTCACCCGTTTTGATGGCGTGCTGACCGGCGGCCGTATCGTGGAAACCGAAGCCTACGCCCACATCAACGACCAAGCCTGCCATTCCCACCTAGGCCGCTACACCGCCCGTACCCGCATTATGTATGAGCCCGGCGGCGTAGCCTATGCCTACCTGATTTATGGCCGATACACCCTGTTTAACGTAATTACCAATGAAGCCGGCAAAGCCGATGCCGTCCTGATCCGGGGCCTGGAGCCGCTGGTGGGGGTAGAGGAGATGATGCTCCGCCGGGGCCTGAGCCAGCCGGCCCGCAACCTGACCGGAGGGCCCGGCCTGCTCACGCAGGCGTTGGGCATCGGCACCAAACATTACGGTACTGATTTAGCCGGGCCGGATATCTGGCTGGAAGACCAGGGAGACGTAATTCAGCCTAATCAGCTAATTGCCTCCCCGCGGGTTGGCATTGACTATGCCGGCGAAGATGCGGTGCTGCCCTGGCGCTTTCGCCTGCAAGGCAGCCCCTGGACCAGCCCGGCGAAATAG